The Ferrimicrobium sp. DNA window GACAGTGGGAGGCATCAGCGTGGTGCATCACACCAGCCGCCACAGACGGACTGGCGCCCAACACCGGGCAAGCCATCGCATGACCAACCCGAGGCGCTGCTTGGAGTTGGAAGTCCACAATTGGCCAAGTGGAGAAGGAGCCGAAGGGTCCAACTGCCCCTTTGCTGAGGAACACCGTGACCGAGTCCGTGATCAAGGCGCAAGTCGGAGGACTGGATGACCCTGCAAGGGTCGTTACCGGGTGATGAATTGATCACTATCACCGTACGCTCAGCGGTGAAGCTACCGCTCTGCGCACGACCCCTCCTTGCACAGGAGATCGATCCGGACTTGCACGCGTTCATCAGTCCGGGTGCGGCCGCTGAAGGGGTGGTCGCTGCGAGAGATCGGGGCGCGGCCGAACAGTACGTTGCAGGGCTTCCCGAGCAAGCGTCACGGCTTGCTCCAGCTGGGGATCGTGCCCTTGCCCGTAGTCTTCGGGTGTGATCGGTACCTCGTAGTCGGGGCTCACGCCATGGTTCTCAACCCCAAATCCGACATCATCAAACCAGAACGCGGTCTCGGGTTGTGTGGTGACGGTTCCGTCTACCAGTTGAATCGACGGCGAAATGCCGACCACACCGCCCCAGGTTCTGGTCCCAACGACAGGACCAAGGGCGAGCTGTTGAAATGCATGAGCAAAAATATCGCCATCAGAGCCAGCCCACTCGTCAGCGATTGCTACTAGTGGTCCTGTTGGAGAGGACTCCGGATACCCCTCCGGTGCCCCCCAGCGAGAAATGGCCTCCCCAAGGCGCCGCATCGCCAAGCGTGGAATGAGCAGACCGGATACGTGTCCACCACCATTGTGACGAATATCGATGACCAGCGCGTCTCGCTCTGCTTCGCGTCCGTAGGCTCGGAAGAACTCTGAAAAACCAGGTGCGCCCATATCGGGAACGTGCACATAACCAACACGGCCACCGCTCGATTCATGTACGTACGCGCGATTTCGGCTGACCCACTCTCGATAGCGTGCCCGTCGCTCATCGGCGAGTGGTCGAACCACCACTCGGCGCAGTTCGCCTCCTAGACCGAGGATGGTAAGTTCGGTGTCGATACCTGCGCGGTTTACCAGGCGTTGAGCAGGCGAAACTTCTGGACCAACCGCCAGTCCGGCTATCTCGACGATCCCTTCTCCCTCGGCAACTCCCACCCCAACCGCCGCAAGCGGACTGCCATCCTCAGGACTCCACACGTCCCCCTTGACCACATGGCGAACGCGCCATACCTTCTCCTCGTCAAGGGCAAGATCTGCACCAAGACGACCAGTGGTCCACATTGGCGGCCTGCGATGGTCACCACCGATCTCATACGCGTGGCTCGTACCAAGTTCGCCTTGGAGTTCCCAAAGCAAATCCGATAGGTCAGCCCTACTCGCTATCCTGGCCACAAGCGGTAGGTAGCGGTCGAGGACCGCCTGCCAGTCGACCCCTGAAAGATCTTCGACCCAAAAATGTTCCCGTTGGAGTCGCCACGCCTCTTGGATCATTTGGCGCCACTCAGAGGGGGGATCCACTTCGACCCGAACTCTCTTGAGGTCGATCCAGCCGGATGCTCGGCCCGGCTCATCGCCTCCACCTTCCGAGGGCTTGGCACCAGCGGTCATCGCGCGCAGTCGTGTGCCAAACTTCGCGACCAGCGTGCTGTGATCTGCCGACACCACGAACGACTTCACACCTTTGGCCAGCACTTCGTGCATACCGGTCGCAAGATCAAATGCCTCTAGGGTGCCCTCGGAGACATCAGACAGAAGGTTGACGCTGCGGGCGCCACGGACGGGGCGATTGTGGAGCAACAGCTTCGTTCCGACTGCAGCTAGCGCATCATAGCGTCCCTCTGGCACCCCGATGGCAAGAATTCGATCGGTGAGTCCCTCGGCATCGAGTTCCACCGATGACTGCCCCGGATCGGGCGCAGTGTCGTCGGAACTAGCCGAACTTCGCTCGACAGGCTTGGCTTCCCCCATGCCTCGTGGTTCTGGATGTAACGGTGACGGAGTGCTAGCGGCAAGCGTCAGAAGATACGGCCGTACCGCGAGTGGAAAGCCATAATCAAAAACAGCCATGTCGGGAACAGGGTCAAAGCTTCGACGGGAAAGAAAGGCGAGCCATTTACCCGAGGGATCAAAGACCGGTTGATTGTCGGCAAATTCGCCCGTCGTCGCTGCGATCGGGGGCCCACCCGTTACTCTGGCAAGGCGGATTTGGGTGGTATGGGTTCCTATCGGTACCACATAGGCGACCAATGAGGAGTCTGTAGACCAGGTGACGTCGCGAATCCACCCATCGGTTGCTTCGTCAGCCAAACGCGACTCACCTGAGGCCACTTCAATCAGGAGGAGCCGACGATCAAGGGTAGCGACGGCAACGAGGCGCCCGTCTGGGGACGCTGCAAGATCGATCAGGGCAGACATCTCCGAATTCGCCAAGGGACGGGCGGCACTGCCATCGGTCGGCAGGATAACGAGAGCATCTTCACCTCCCTCATCACTGAGTGCGACAAGGCCCGATCCATCCCCAAGCCAGTTGACCAGGCGGTAGCGGACCCCTTGGGGAGTGCCATGCTGGCGAGCCGCCCCGTCGAAGAGTGGGAGCGTAAACGGCTTGCCCCGGACAACGGCACCAAGCGTGTGCCCCGCAGGGTGAAGCGCATATTCACCAAGGTTATGTATCGGGTTGACAAAGCGAGTCTGACGTTGTGCCCGAGCTCCGGGCAGCCTGACTGGGATGGGTTCGGGCGCCCCACTCTCGGGTGTAAACACATAGAGTTCCCCGCCGGCAGCGTAGACGACGACACGACCATCGCTTTTTGCATTCCGCGCGTAGAAGTCATCATGGGTGCTATGACGGATGAGGTCTTCTCCGTTCGGATCAACCGAATAGAGGTTGCCTACCCCCTCATGGTCAGAGAGAAAGTAAACGCGATCACCGAGCCACATTGGACAGGCCAGATTACCACCAAGTTGCGTCAGAATTTGGACAAACCGAGGGGTTCCGCTGTTCGGATTGGCACCGTCGCTCGCCGGAGGTCGTACCCAAAGTTGGCCTGCGGTGCCACCACGATAACGTTTCCACCATGCCGGCTCTCCGGCGTATCTACCGAGTACTACTCCACCAGTGCTCTTTGTGCCGGGAGACGCGAATGCAAGACCACTGACTGGCCCAAAGGCAAGCCGCTCGGGCTCCTTGTTGCCCGGCTTCTCTACGTCAATCGCGTACGCCCAGGTGTGATCGCCCCCATGCCGACCCCGCGGGCGATAGAACGGCTCACCGGCGGCGCTTGAGAAGATGAGACGTCCCTCGGCATCGAACCCGAGTAGTGACTCGACCCCCAATGAGGTAAGACGCTCAGCTGGACCGCCACTCGTAGGGAGATACCAAGCCTCTGGCTCCCCAGTGTCGCGACCGATATAGGCGAGCCAGCTCCCATCGGGTGCAAGCAGTGGATCACTTGGCTCTCCAGCACTCTGACTGCGGCGCTCGGCGACCCCACCGGCGAGGTCGGCGATCCAGATGTCATCCTCGGCGACAAAGGCGATCAGATCACCAGCAACCGTGGGTTGACGAAGGTAGGCGCGCTGGTCCTTGGAATCACCAGCTTGATGACGAGAGTTTGACATAATTGTAGCCTATACCTCTTGTGCGACCTCTGCAGACGACGCCGGATGAGAATCAGGTTGTGTTGGTTCGCACGTTGCATGGCGCGACGTGGCATGAGCGTCAGTGGATCCTCAAAAGTAAGTCGTAATTTGGGGTTGGAGTCGACCAGGAATCGGTAAACTGTTAGTCGCCCTGGGTAGGCCACTACAATGTGGGCACTACGCTGGGTCTCCTCGGCAAGGGGTCACGAATCCCTAAGGACTCAAAGATCTAGCGTTGATCGGGATCGGGGGTCTGGAAGCCCCCTCGTACCCCGTCCACTGCGTCTATTACATCAAGCCCTACGCTCCAGTTGCCTGGCTCCTGCTTAGTAGGGTGGAGTCCTCGCCTCACCCACCAGATCGGATCTGTACCTCCAGGGCCACTGCGGCGTTAACAAGCTCAGCGTTGCTCTTGGCCGTCGTCTCGTCCGGCAGTAGAGTTGAGTCCTCAAAGCCGACACGAGTGTCGTGACCACGACTGAAGGCATCGCGAACGAGTGGCCATGTCCAGTCGTTCATTCCGTGGGTTAACCGTGGGCAGGTGGAAGCGGCATCATCGAGTAACTGATTGACCTCACGTGCCAGATCGGTCGGTTCGCCCATGTGGAAGTACGGCTCACCTGGATCCAGTTCGATGCTTATTCGTTGGACTTGTACAAGAAGACCGGATCGAACGAGACGGTCTATCTCAATCGGTGCCCACAGACCAACGTCGATGCCTATGCCCACGTCGATCATGGCCCCCATCACATCCTCGAAACCCTCCTCTGAGAGGTTCACCGTCGCGCAGTCAACACCTTCCCACTCACGGATCATCGAGATGCGCGATGCGAGGTCGGGTACGATCCATGCGCCAGTGGTGAGGCTGATCTCGACCGGCACGCCCAGATCAACAGCGACGCCACGAACGCGTTTGCAGGTGTCATTGACAACGGATGGGTCAAGGGTCTCTTTGCCAAACTGGTTGCGGGGATGCAGGTGAACTCCGGTCGCGCCCGCGCAGAAACACGCCCGCAAGTCCGCGACCACCTCATCAAGCGTGACCGGCATATTCGGGTGAACGTCCTTACCCCACGGGCCATTCGGTGTCACCTGTAGCATCAAGATGATGCTATCAGGGCCATGGATCCAGGGCCCCGTATTCTGGGTGATTGTGAATTGGTCAACAGCAAACCTCAAGGGCTCTGATGGCTAGGGGCTTGGAGAGATTGTGCTCGCTTGGACGCCTTTGATAAACCTGCTCGATCAAGGGGCTCGTTACGGTAAGTGTGATGAGTCCAAGTGATGCTGTCCATGTGGGGTGATTAGATTCGTCGTAAGGGTGAGTCCGAGACTCTGGACCATCTAGCTGGACCGTCTAGCTGGACCATCTAGCTGGACCGTCTAGAGAGTGCGTAGGCATCTGAGTTTCTTTGTGTACTGGCAGCAGCGAGGGTCCCCTCGGACCCATTGCTAAATACGACTCCTAAGGGAGGCACCATGACAATTCGATCCGCTGCTCCACTCGGGGCCCCTTGCTGGGTTGATCTTTGGACATCAGATGTTGAGGGAAGCCGTATCTTCTACACCGAGCTCTTTGGTTGGCGCGCTGATGAGCCAAGCCCCGACTTCCACGGTTATTTCATGTTCACTCGTAAGGGCGTGGCTATCGCAGGAGGGATGGGTGATATGGGCGAGGCTCGTGCTAACAACACTTGGAAGCCCTTCTTTGCAACTGAGAACATCGAGCGCACTCTCGAGCTCGTCTCTGCCCTCGGTGGCACGGTTCATCTCCCAGCTATCCCCGTTGACGATCTCGGTATCCAAGCAGTAGTCACCGACCCTGCCGGCGCGGTGACTGGGATCTGGCAAGCAGGTAGTTTCGCTGGCTTTACCACATTGCATGAACACGGCACACCAAGCTTCATCGCCATCGATGTCCACGACTATCACCAAGAGGTCGCATTCTATCGCCAGGTATTCGGATGGGATCCACTTGAGGAAGAGGTCGAAGGTTATCACTACGCCGGTTACATGGATCCTGAGAACAAACGACCGATCGCCGGTATCGGTGATGAGGTGGAGTCTCTTGCTAACGGCGAGTCGCCGCGGTGGTCGGTGTTTTGGCAGTGTGTGGATGTTGATGCATCTGTTGCCAAAGTTCGCGAGCTAGGGGGAACGGTGCTTACTGGGGCCACCGACCAGGGTCTTGGGCGTGTAGCTCGAGTGGCCGATCCTTTTGGCGCACGCTTTGGGCTCTTCCAACCGTAGCGTTGGGAGCAGCGAACGGGCCAGCCCAGCAACGGTTACCACGAAGCCTTGAAGTCCCAGGGACCAAGCACTTGTGTCGAACCCAGCTACGGCATCTAAGCCGCACACGCCGCCGCGGGAGTGGCATAGTCGAGCGCAG harbors:
- a CDS encoding S41 family peptidase; translation: MSNSRHQAGDSKDQRAYLRQPTVAGDLIAFVAEDDIWIADLAGGVAERRSQSAGEPSDPLLAPDGSWLAYIGRDTGEPEAWYLPTSGGPAERLTSLGVESLLGFDAEGRLIFSSAAGEPFYRPRGRHGGDHTWAYAIDVEKPGNKEPERLAFGPVSGLAFASPGTKSTGGVVLGRYAGEPAWWKRYRGGTAGQLWVRPPASDGANPNSGTPRFVQILTQLGGNLACPMWLGDRVYFLSDHEGVGNLYSVDPNGEDLIRHSTHDDFYARNAKSDGRVVVYAAGGELYVFTPESGAPEPIPVRLPGARAQRQTRFVNPIHNLGEYALHPAGHTLGAVVRGKPFTLPLFDGAARQHGTPQGVRYRLVNWLGDGSGLVALSDEGGEDALVILPTDGSAARPLANSEMSALIDLAASPDGRLVAVATLDRRLLLIEVASGESRLADEATDGWIRDVTWSTDSSLVAYVVPIGTHTTQIRLARVTGGPPIAATTGEFADNQPVFDPSGKWLAFLSRRSFDPVPDMAVFDYGFPLAVRPYLLTLAASTPSPLHPEPRGMGEAKPVERSSASSDDTAPDPGQSSVELDAEGLTDRILAIGVPEGRYDALAAVGTKLLLHNRPVRGARSVNLLSDVSEGTLEAFDLATGMHEVLAKGVKSFVVSADHSTLVAKFGTRLRAMTAGAKPSEGGGDEPGRASGWIDLKRVRVEVDPPSEWRQMIQEAWRLQREHFWVEDLSGVDWQAVLDRYLPLVARIASRADLSDLLWELQGELGTSHAYEIGGDHRRPPMWTTGRLGADLALDEEKVWRVRHVVKGDVWSPEDGSPLAAVGVGVAEGEGIVEIAGLAVGPEVSPAQRLVNRAGIDTELTILGLGGELRRVVVRPLADERRARYREWVSRNRAYVHESSGGRVGYVHVPDMGAPGFSEFFRAYGREAERDALVIDIRHNGGGHVSGLLIPRLAMRRLGEAISRWGAPEGYPESSPTGPLVAIADEWAGSDGDIFAHAFQQLALGPVVGTRTWGGVVGISPSIQLVDGTVTTQPETAFWFDDVGFGVENHGVSPDYEVPITPEDYGQGHDPQLEQAVTLAREALQRTVRPRPDLSQRPPLQRPHPD
- a CDS encoding 3-keto-5-aminohexanoate cleavage protein, giving the protein MLQVTPNGPWGKDVHPNMPVTLDEVVADLRACFCAGATGVHLHPRNQFGKETLDPSVVNDTCKRVRGVAVDLGVPVEISLTTGAWIVPDLASRISMIREWEGVDCATVNLSEEGFEDVMGAMIDVGIGIDVGLWAPIEIDRLVRSGLLVQVQRISIELDPGEPYFHMGEPTDLAREVNQLLDDAASTCPRLTHGMNDWTWPLVRDAFSRGHDTRVGFEDSTLLPDETTAKSNAELVNAAVALEVQIRSGG
- a CDS encoding VOC family protein, which encodes MTIRSAAPLGAPCWVDLWTSDVEGSRIFYTELFGWRADEPSPDFHGYFMFTRKGVAIAGGMGDMGEARANNTWKPFFATENIERTLELVSALGGTVHLPAIPVDDLGIQAVVTDPAGAVTGIWQAGSFAGFTTLHEHGTPSFIAIDVHDYHQEVAFYRQVFGWDPLEEEVEGYHYAGYMDPENKRPIAGIGDEVESLANGESPRWSVFWQCVDVDASVAKVRELGGTVLTGATDQGLGRVARVADPFGARFGLFQP